A part of Haloarchaeobius sp. HME9146 genomic DNA contains:
- a CDS encoding cobyric acid synthase: MTHTVLVAGTASHVGKSTVVAGLCRLLADRGVSVAPFKAQNMSNNAHVAPTPDGEWGEIGVSQYVQARAARIQPTTDVNPVLLKPRGDGESQLVIDGQAVGNFEAGSYYAEHWEEARGAAEEAYRRLAANYDVILAEGAGSIAEINLHDRDLANVETARFADADVLLVADIERGGVFASLVGTLELVPDDIREQVAGVVITKFRGDLDILQPGIDAFEDRTGVPVLGVVPYDDPGLPEEDSVALPPVGERRVDGADDHPDPVRIGVPRLPRVSNATDLQPLAREHGVRVVYLPLDDGLSDVDAVVIPGTKNTVNDLRALREAGFDEALRAFEGPIVGLCGGYQLLGECIENAHVEGTGTERTIDGVGRLPVVTRFDHEKQVRPATYDLAGVGPLAGAEGPVSGYEIHAGETVATGDVMTPFAVDGDASAALGAATDDVCGTYLHGLFENRSARRAFLERLGVDPGDPGEGTVTDSADRAAALVTDSVDLSGVFPTSEATGNRSSDGRNL, encoded by the coding sequence GTGACCCACACCGTGCTCGTCGCCGGGACCGCCAGCCACGTCGGGAAGTCGACCGTGGTCGCCGGTCTCTGCCGGCTGCTCGCGGACCGGGGCGTGTCGGTCGCGCCGTTCAAGGCCCAGAACATGAGCAACAACGCCCACGTCGCCCCGACGCCCGACGGCGAGTGGGGCGAGATCGGCGTCTCGCAGTACGTGCAGGCCCGGGCAGCGAGAATCCAGCCGACGACCGACGTGAACCCGGTGTTGCTCAAGCCCCGGGGCGACGGCGAGTCCCAGCTGGTCATCGACGGGCAGGCGGTCGGGAACTTCGAAGCCGGCTCGTACTACGCCGAGCACTGGGAGGAGGCCCGGGGCGCGGCCGAGGAGGCGTATCGCCGGCTGGCCGCGAACTACGACGTGATTCTCGCGGAGGGTGCCGGCAGCATCGCCGAGATAAACCTCCACGACCGCGACCTCGCGAACGTCGAGACCGCACGGTTCGCCGACGCCGACGTCTTGCTCGTCGCCGACATCGAGCGCGGCGGCGTGTTCGCCTCGCTGGTGGGGACGCTCGAACTCGTCCCCGACGATATCCGCGAGCAGGTCGCGGGCGTGGTCATCACCAAGTTCCGGGGCGACCTCGACATCCTCCAGCCTGGGATCGACGCGTTCGAGGACCGGACCGGCGTGCCGGTGCTCGGCGTGGTTCCGTACGACGACCCCGGGCTCCCCGAGGAGGACAGCGTCGCACTCCCGCCGGTCGGCGAGCGCCGGGTCGACGGGGCGGACGACCATCCGGACCCGGTCCGCATCGGGGTGCCACGGCTCCCGCGCGTCTCGAACGCGACCGACCTGCAGCCACTCGCCCGTGAACACGGTGTCCGGGTGGTCTACCTCCCGCTCGACGACGGGCTGTCGGACGTGGACGCCGTGGTCATCCCGGGGACGAAGAACACGGTCAACGACCTGCGGGCGCTCCGCGAGGCCGGCTTCGACGAGGCATTGCGGGCCTTCGAGGGTCCCATCGTCGGCCTCTGTGGCGGCTACCAGCTGCTGGGTGAGTGTATCGAGAACGCTCACGTCGAGGGAACCGGAACCGAGCGAACCATCGACGGGGTCGGCCGCTTGCCCGTCGTCACCCGCTTCGACCACGAGAAGCAGGTCCGTCCCGCGACGTACGACCTCGCGGGCGTCGGCCCACTGGCGGGTGCCGAGGGACCAGTCTCGGGCTACGAGATTCACGCCGGCGAGACGGTCGCGACGGGGGACGTGATGACGCCATTCGCGGTCGACGGCGACGCGAGTGCCGCACTCGGGGCCGCCACCGACGACGTGTGCGGGACGTACCTCCACGGCCTGTTCGAGAACCGGAGCGCCCGGCGGGCGTTCCTCGAACGTCTGGGTGTGGACCCCGGCGACCCCGGCGAGGGGACCGTCACGGATTCCGCTGACCGGGCCGCCGCGCTGGTGACCGACAGCGTCGACCTCTCGGGGGTTTTCCCCACGTCGGAAGCCACTGGTAACAGGTCATCTGACGGCCGAAACTTATAG
- a CDS encoding PQQ-binding-like beta-propeller repeat protein — protein MGDHYPSTITRRRVLSATAAVGGSALLGSTLAETAAGGGDGTRTLDTSRAEADGSALVRDWKRPIGGDWGSRISPTVAELPESEVDGPIVYDAPARVGIRAFSMADGTRLWETELAGLVGAEPTIADGVCYVASDGGTYALDAATGEKLWSYEKGGSLGVVVGDDAIYVPTGDASPRGSNSWTPDGVERTMTAFDREDGSVLWQQSYGGEYGTEADQFYARPQLVDGTLLAGGSMGLVAMDPATGETLWQAFDLAGSMTVADGVAYVTVKDDGGLVAFDLESREQLWRADVLGSDPLVHDGSVYVTQQEHRHPDLVEDGVTALDAETGELQWSRNTWADAVDADQTALVPTTPPVLANDQVVFGGVRPDDGYPPKGAVFGLDPDTGEVTTLWWPAIPDDLDADGGWITRLIRGEPTAYRDHLLVSSYDWGRNAPRAQGLYALSWSDSPPGEGPAEPDVVQSGGCEVSDGRSRIGMEAYDDQPDEYGDQFLYRWDVLDDGVLDGVTGRSEYLVPLPEDANGTVTTTVTVLDRYGRSATGTVEFTPEAVCASFSLSVEPKRPETGEEFTMSVDVQNADPSEFEYYWEVPGDYETTAEPSYTASFDDAGDYTVGVEVRSDAGLRAQLETDLTVVCPDDA, from the coding sequence ATGGGTGACCATTACCCGAGTACGATAACACGACGACGAGTCCTCTCCGCGACCGCAGCCGTCGGGGGGAGTGCATTGCTCGGAAGCACGCTCGCCGAGACGGCAGCCGGTGGTGGCGACGGGACACGGACGCTCGACACGTCCCGGGCCGAGGCTGACGGGAGCGCACTGGTACGCGACTGGAAACGACCAATCGGCGGCGACTGGGGGTCGCGCATCTCCCCGACCGTCGCCGAACTCCCGGAGTCCGAGGTCGACGGCCCCATCGTCTACGACGCCCCCGCCCGGGTCGGCATCCGTGCGTTCTCGATGGCCGACGGTACTCGACTCTGGGAGACGGAACTCGCCGGGCTCGTCGGCGCGGAACCGACCATCGCCGACGGCGTCTGCTACGTCGCCTCAGACGGCGGAACCTACGCGCTCGACGCGGCGACGGGCGAGAAGCTGTGGTCGTACGAGAAGGGCGGGAGCCTCGGCGTCGTGGTCGGTGACGACGCCATCTACGTCCCGACCGGCGACGCGTCTCCACGGGGCAGCAACTCCTGGACGCCCGATGGCGTCGAGCGGACGATGACCGCGTTCGACCGCGAGGACGGCTCGGTGCTGTGGCAGCAGTCCTACGGTGGCGAATACGGTACCGAAGCCGACCAGTTCTACGCCCGCCCGCAGCTCGTCGACGGGACCCTCCTCGCCGGCGGGTCGATGGGGCTGGTCGCGATGGACCCGGCGACCGGCGAGACGCTGTGGCAGGCGTTCGACCTGGCCGGCTCGATGACCGTCGCGGACGGCGTCGCCTACGTGACGGTGAAGGACGACGGCGGGCTGGTCGCGTTCGACCTCGAGTCGAGAGAGCAGCTGTGGCGGGCCGACGTACTGGGGTCCGACCCACTGGTTCACGACGGCAGTGTCTACGTCACCCAGCAGGAGCACCGCCACCCCGACCTCGTGGAAGATGGTGTCACCGCGCTCGACGCCGAGACCGGCGAACTGCAGTGGTCCCGGAACACGTGGGCCGATGCGGTCGACGCGGACCAGACCGCTCTCGTCCCGACGACCCCACCGGTGCTGGCGAACGACCAGGTCGTCTTCGGCGGTGTTCGGCCGGACGACGGATACCCCCCGAAGGGCGCGGTGTTCGGACTCGACCCCGACACCGGCGAGGTGACGACCCTCTGGTGGCCAGCGATTCCCGACGACCTCGACGCCGACGGCGGGTGGATAACCAGACTGATCCGGGGCGAACCGACGGCGTACCGTGACCACCTCCTCGTGTCGAGCTACGACTGGGGACGGAACGCACCGCGCGCACAGGGACTCTACGCGCTGTCGTGGAGCGACTCCCCGCCGGGCGAGGGGCCGGCCGAGCCCGACGTGGTCCAGTCCGGCGGGTGCGAGGTGTCCGACGGCCGGAGTCGAATCGGGATGGAGGCGTACGACGACCAGCCCGACGAGTACGGCGACCAGTTCCTCTACCGCTGGGACGTCCTCGACGACGGTGTTCTGGACGGGGTCACCGGCCGGTCCGAGTACCTGGTCCCGCTCCCCGAGGACGCGAACGGGACGGTGACCACCACCGTCACCGTGCTCGACCGGTACGGGCGCTCGGCGACGGGGACGGTCGAGTTCACCCCCGAGGCCGTCTGTGCGTCGTTCTCGCTGTCGGTCGAGCCGAAGCGACCGGAGACCGGCGAGGAGTTCACGATGAGCGTCGACGTCCAGAACGCCGACCCGAGCGAATTCGAGTACTACTGGGAGGTACCCGGTGACTACGAGACGACCGCGGAGCCGTCCTACACGGCGAGCTTCGACGATGCCGGGGACTACACCGTCGGCGTCGAGGTCCGCTCCGACGCCGGCCTCCGCGCCCAGCTCGAGACGGACCTGACGGTCGTCTGTCCGGACGACGCCTGA
- a CDS encoding PQQ-binding-like beta-propeller repeat protein: MGDAGPPTSSRRTVLKSTALLGASALGVNGLSTGTASGDASGTLPDSGWPVFGSDLGNSGVGPAGISATYMDRSWLKRVDGGGFLASPVVANGVVYAVRGGGSLLAIEVETGETIWENDRYSLCFSSPAVADGTVYLTTVDQTVALDAATGEPKWSADIGGLGSPTVVEDTLYVTGEPGGWDGENDYADNWGPKTVAALSIADGSEQWRATADRMVDTSPAVADGRLVVGGEGLVTAFDAETGDRQWTVDRSGGDTESDDGYTTTVSLVDGTVYGQTTGGVFALDAATGEAVWTRDDTREPGTAGTTISAGLGWDGAGLERVAVTEDSVFATVRDPEDRYTASLYALDRETGETRWTFGGSTLGAAYSSVQNCPTVADGLVYVVGKSGSDDDSYPNPETVYALDPADGSIAKAYHGLNGVGTAGDGGAEVEAPVTVVDGTVFVASYLANGLASFFLAALEGTDDLELPAPDVTVETTDDEYTRCSSVEFHANLEDFDRDNYDKTLVRWFVDDEYVLTSFATYEAAGSGMPRFDLEAGEHTVKAVAYDWWDRRDTDSMTITVSEDCEDDETVGVGIEVATEDPTVGEAVRFEATVDGDDDDLAYDWESACAEQIGDDGEVVRFEWSDPGEYDVSLIATDTETDEEYTASTTVDVDG, from the coding sequence ATGGGTGATGCAGGCCCCCCAACTAGTAGTCGACGAACGGTACTGAAATCGACAGCCCTCCTCGGCGCGAGTGCGCTGGGGGTCAACGGCCTCTCCACCGGCACGGCCTCGGGTGACGCGTCTGGCACGCTGCCGGACAGCGGCTGGCCGGTGTTCGGGAGCGACCTCGGGAACTCGGGCGTCGGCCCCGCCGGTATCTCGGCGACGTACATGGACCGGTCGTGGCTGAAGCGCGTCGACGGCGGCGGCTTCCTGGCGTCGCCCGTCGTCGCCAACGGCGTCGTCTACGCGGTCAGGGGCGGTGGCTCGCTCCTGGCCATCGAGGTGGAGACCGGCGAGACCATCTGGGAGAACGACCGCTACTCCCTGTGCTTCTCGTCGCCGGCGGTCGCGGACGGGACGGTCTACCTGACCACGGTCGACCAGACCGTCGCGCTGGACGCCGCGACCGGCGAGCCGAAGTGGAGCGCCGACATCGGCGGTCTCGGCTCGCCGACGGTGGTCGAGGACACGCTCTACGTGACCGGCGAGCCCGGCGGCTGGGACGGCGAGAACGACTACGCGGACAACTGGGGACCGAAGACCGTCGCCGCGCTCTCCATCGCCGACGGGAGCGAGCAGTGGCGCGCCACTGCGGACCGCATGGTCGATACCTCGCCGGCGGTCGCCGACGGCAGGCTCGTCGTCGGTGGCGAGGGCCTGGTCACCGCCTTCGACGCCGAGACCGGCGACAGGCAGTGGACCGTCGACCGCAGCGGTGGGGACACCGAGTCCGACGATGGCTACACGACGACCGTCTCACTGGTCGACGGGACGGTGTACGGCCAGACCACCGGTGGCGTGTTCGCGCTCGATGCGGCGACGGGTGAGGCGGTCTGGACCCGCGACGACACGAGAGAGCCCGGGACGGCCGGCACGACCATCTCGGCCGGACTCGGCTGGGATGGTGCCGGGCTGGAGCGCGTGGCGGTCACCGAAGACAGCGTCTTCGCGACGGTCCGGGACCCCGAGGACCGCTACACCGCGAGCCTGTACGCGCTCGACCGTGAGACCGGGGAGACGCGCTGGACGTTCGGCGGGAGCACGCTGGGCGCGGCGTACTCCTCGGTCCAGAACTGCCCGACGGTCGCCGACGGGCTGGTCTACGTCGTCGGCAAGAGCGGCTCCGACGACGATAGCTACCCGAACCCGGAGACCGTCTACGCGCTCGACCCGGCCGACGGGAGCATCGCGAAGGCCTACCACGGCCTCAACGGTGTCGGCACGGCGGGTGACGGCGGCGCGGAGGTCGAGGCCCCGGTGACGGTGGTCGACGGGACCGTCTTCGTCGCCAGCTACCTCGCCAACGGCCTCGCCAGTTTCTTCCTCGCCGCGCTGGAGGGGACCGACGACCTGGAGCTGCCCGCGCCCGACGTGACCGTCGAGACCACGGATGACGAGTACACGAGGTGCTCGTCGGTCGAGTTCCACGCGAACCTCGAGGACTTCGACCGCGACAACTACGACAAGACGCTCGTGCGCTGGTTCGTCGACGACGAGTACGTCCTGACCTCGTTCGCCACCTACGAGGCGGCCGGGTCCGGGATGCCGCGGTTCGACCTCGAGGCGGGCGAGCACACCGTGAAGGCCGTCGCCTACGACTGGTGGGACCGCCGGGACACCGACTCGATGACCATCACCGTCTCCGAGGACTGCGAGGACGACGAGACGGTCGGCGTCGGTATCGAGGTCGCCACCGAGGACCCGACCGTCGGCGAGGCGGTCCGGTTCGAGGCGACCGTCGACGGTGACGACGACGACCTGGCGTACGACTGGGAGTCCGCGTGTGCCGAGCAGATCGGCGACGACGGCGAGGTCGTCCGGTTCGAGTGGAGCGACCCCGGGGAGTACGACGTGTCCCTGATTGCGACCGATACCGAGACCGACGAGGAGTACACTGCCAGCACGACGGTCGACGTGGACGGGTAA